In Luteolibacter arcticus, the genomic stretch CTGGGGCCGGCGAGCATCGCGGGGTCGAATGCGACGTTGACCCGCACCACGCAGGCCAGTTCGGCGGCATGGCCGGGTGCGAACTACGCGATCTTCAGCGGGCTGAGCGGGGGAGACAAGACGGTGGCGGTGCAAATGCGCGACAACGATGAGTGGGGCGGCATCGCGGCGATTCAGATCGTGCCCCAGGTCGATCCGCTGCCGGCGGCGAAGCTTCAGATCAGCCTGCAGGCGGGCGGCACCACCGGCTTGCTCTCGTGGCCGGCTGGACTGGGGACGATTCTGTTAGAGGAAAGCGACGATCTCACGGACTGGGAGCCGGCCGATCCCCAGCCTGAAGGAAACTCGATCGTGGTGCCCATCGGGGACTCCCCGCGTTTCTACCGGCTCAGCCGCCCTTGAGCAAAAACTCTCCAAACCCATGAACCCAACACACACTACCCGAACCCTGATCCTCCTCAGTCTCGCGATCGCCACCACGGCCCCGGCGGCGACGGTCAGTTGGAACTACGACCGCAATGGCACGGTCACCGGCACGGCCGTGGCCGGCGTGGTGCCGGTCGCCAACTGGAATAACTCGTGGCCGAGCAACCCGACCACCGATCTCATCGACGATATCGGCGCATCAACCACCATCGACCTCAGCTACGCTTCGTTCAACAACTGGAACATCCAAGGCAGCCACCCCGGCGTCGATGGTGACGGCAGCTCCAACAAGGAGCTCCTCAACGGCTACCTCAACGCCGGTCCCGCGGGTTGGAATCCGCCGGTGACCTCCTCCTCGGTCGCCATTTCCCAGATTCCCTACGCGAGCTACAACATCATCGTTTACTTCTCGTCGGACGGCGCGAACCGGGAGGGGCAGGTCGGAAACGGCTCGACCACCTTCTATTTCAGTACGCTCGGCGCGGCCAGCATCGCGGGATCGAATGCCACGCTGACGCAGACGACTTCGACCAGTACCTCGGACTACGCAGGTGCCAACTATGCGATCTTCTCCAGCCTGAGCGGCGCGTCGCAAACGATCACCCTGCAGATGCGCGACAACGACGAATGGGGCGGAATTGCCGGCTTCCAAGTCGTCGCCGTGCCCGAACCGTCGGCCGCCTTGCTTGGTGGCCTGGGGCTGCTCGGCCTGCTGCGCCGCCGTCGTGCGTGAATCGGTCTTTCCCGGAACCGCGGACCTAGTGCGGCTCCTCTCCTCGAACCCAAGACAGAACCCATGAAAAAGCAGATTGCCCTCGTTCTCGCCGCGACCTTCACGGCGCAGGCCTCGACCGTGAGTTGGAACTACGATCGCAACGGCACCGTTTCCGGCAGCGCCGTCGCGGGTGTTTCCCCCGCCGCGAATTGGAACAATTCGTGGCCGACCAATCCGACCACCAATCTCATCGACAAGAACGGCGAGGCGACCACGCTCGACCTCGCCTACGCCTCGTTCAACAACTGGAACATCCAAGCCAGTCATCCCGGCGTCGATGGTGATGGCAGCTCCAACAAGGAGCTGCTCAACGGCTACCTGAATGCCGGTCCGGCCGGCTGGAACCCGCCGGTCACTTCGTCATCGGTCACCATCTCCCAGATCCCGTATCCCGACTACAAGATCATCGTCTATTTCTCCTCCGACGGTGCGGACCGTGAGGGCACGGTGAGCGACGGCGTAACCACGTACTATTTCAAGATGCTGGGCGCCGCCAGTATCAGCGGCAGCAACGCTACCCTGACTCAGGCCACCGATACCACCGCGGGGGGCTATGCCATCGGCGCGAATTATGCCGTCTTCGACAACCTGACGGGCGCTTCTCAAGTCGTCACGGTGCAGATGCGCGACAACGACGAGTGGGGGGGCATCGCCGGCTTCCAGGTCGTCGCCGACCTGGGCACGGTGCCGGAGTTCGGCTTGCAGCCGGAGGATCAATCGGCGGCCGTGAATTCGACCGCCACCTTCACCGCCTCGGCGGTTGCGGATCCGGCACCGACCTACGAGTGGGAGTATTCTGCCAATGGAACTTCCGGTTGGGAACTCATCGATGACCAGACCTCGGCAACGCTCGTGCTCAATGGTATCACCTTCGCCGACGAGGGCTACTACCGGGTCATCGCGACCAATACCAACACCTCGGTCACGAGCGACACGGCTTTCCTCGATGTCTTCTATGCCGAGCCTTCCATCACCACCCAGCCGGCGGACACCTACGCGGTCGAGGGCTCGTCGGTGCAGCTTTCGGTTTCGGCCACGGGGTATGAAGCGCTGACCTACCAGTGGTACAAGAACAGCACGCTCCTGAGCGGCGAGACGGCCGAGACGCTGACCCTCTCGAATGTCGATGGCGACGTTGGCGGTGTCTATTTCGTGGAAGTCACCGACAGCGTCGAAGCGGGCCTGAAGTCCACATCGGACAATGCGACGGTGGTCGTGTTTCCGCCATGGAATGGCCTGGTGAGTCACGATGCGATCGATACCGCGGCAGGATACGCGATCGGCGAACTGCCGCTGCAGGATCCGACGATCACCGGCTACGTGGGCGCGTGGACCGAGATCGACTTCGGCGATGCCGAGCCCGGGGTGATCGCGGGATCGCTGACCTATGCGGACCCGCTCTACCTAGGCTCGTCGGGCGATCATGTGGGCAAGGCAGCGGACGCGGCCGGCGTCGGTGCCGACAACAGTGGCCGCACTTACCGGAAGCTCGCACCCGCCCAAGTCGTCGTCGGGAACACGACCGGCACCCGCTACTTGAGCTGGCTGTACCGCAATGGCAACGAAAACGCCGTGGCCCAGCCGTATGTCCACTCGGTGCTCTCGCTCTATCAGGATACCGGCGGCGCGAATCCCTCCGGCGATGCCGCGCGGCGCACCTTCGAGGCGGGCATTTCCGATGCGGACTTTGCGACCACGAATTTCGGCTTCCGTTACAACGACTCGCAGGTCGGCAACCTGAACCTGCCGGTCGATGGAAACGTGCACCTGTTCGTGGTGAAGTTCGACCTGAGCGATGCGGGTGGCGGCGATAGTCTGACGGTGTGGATCGATCCTGCGCTTGGATCGGGTGAGCCGGTCGGTGGCAGCACGTTGAGCGACCTCGACATCGCCTTCGACTCGCTGGCCTTCTCCGACTACGCGAGCAATTCGGTGGCTTGGGACGAAGTGCGTTGGGGCAGCAGCTTCGATAGCGTGACACTCAACACCAATCCTCCTGCGAACTTCGCCGCGTGGATCGCGGGTTACCCGGGGGTGGGTGAGTTCGATGGATTCGACCAGGATGCCGATCACGATGGTCTGGCGAATGGCGTGGAGAACTACTTTGGCACCGATCCGTCCGCCACGAATGCCGGTATCACGCAAGTCGCGAAGAGCGGCAGCACCGTGACCTTCCAGCATCCGCAAAGTGGCGCGCCTGCCAGTGATGTAAGCGGTGCCTACCGCTGGAGCAGCGATCTCGGGACGTGGCATGACAGCGGTGAAGCCAATGGGGGAACCACGGTCACCTTCGTCGCCAGTGCGAACACGCCGTCGGCAGGCATCACGACGGTGACCGCCACCATCACCGGGACGGCTCCGGCGAAGCTCTTCACCCAGCTACGCGTCAGCCAAGACCAGTAACAGGACTCCTGCGGAGTTAGAGAAAGCGGCCGCGCTTGCCCGGGTTCATGGGTTTCCCGGGCGGGCGCGGCCGAAACTGTCTTTGACGTGGGTCTTTCCCAGTTATTCAAATGAACCTTGGCGCTTGACCCTGCGGCGGCGAATCCCGTCAGATCGCGACCATGCGCTCCCCCTTCTTTCGTAGCATCATCGCCGGTGCGTGGATGATTTTGAGTGCCGGTGCGTCTGCTCAGGAGGCGACACCGGAGTTTGATCCGCTGGGCGAGAAGGTGGAGCTGCCGCGATTGGTGCGGGTGCAGGCGGAATTCATCGAGGTGTCACATGAGACGCTGACGAAGCTCTTGCTCAAGCCGCGGGAGGGTGCCGACGATAGCGGGCTGCGCCAGGACCTCGCGAAGCTGGCGGAGGAAGGCAAGGCGACGGTGGTGGAGACGATGCTGTGCACCGGCCGGAGCGGGGAGAAGTCGTTGGCGGAGTCGCTCAAGGAATACATTTATCCGACCGAATACGAGCCGGCCGAGATTTCGAAAGAAATCCACACGACCGCGAACGGGGGGAAGCTGGAAGGCATCTCGCGGGACAGTGCGGTAGGTCCTACTCCGACTTCCTTCGAGACCCGCAATCTCGGATCCTCCCTCGAGATCGCGCCGACGCTTTCGGAGAACGGCAAGATCATTGACCTGCGGCTGGAGCCCCAGATCGTCTATCATGTTGGCAACGAGACTTGGGCCGAGTGGAAGGACAAAAGGGGTGATGCCTCCGTCCGGATGCCGAGCATGTATACCGCTCGTCTCTCCACTGCAGTGACCCTGTTGGACGGTCAGCCGCTGCTGGTGGCGGCGTTGTCGCCGAAAGGTGAGAACGGCTTTCCCGACTTCAAGCGGAAGCTGATGGTTTTCGTCCGCTGTGACGTGCTGAGCGTAGGTCGCTAACTTTTCACCGGGATGAAAGCGGCTGTCTTCCTGATGCTTCTCGCGGCAAGCGCCATGGCCCAGCAGGTCCGCGTGACCTTGCGGGTGATCGAGGTGCCACACCCGGAGCTGACGAAGTGGACGGCCGGCGAAAAGCTACCCGGTTCCGAACTCCATGAGCGGGCGGTGAAGCTCGCGCTCGCCGGTGGCGCGGAGATTGTGGATACCAATGTGCTGATCGCCAGGAGCGGGGAGAAAGCCCTCACCGAGTCGATCGCGGAAGTGATCTATCCGACGGAGTGGGAGCCCCCCGATCTCGGGGGGGCCCAACTCCCGCTGGACGCCAAGCAAGAGTTTCCTCCCATCCTTCGGCCGTCGGATTTCTCATTCGAGACTAGGCACGCGGGAACCCTACTGGAGATCGAGCCGATGGTCAGCGAAGACGGGGGCTTCATTGACCTACGGCTTGCGTTCGAAATGGTGGACCTCGAATCGCTCGCGACGTGGATGGAGTTCCGGGATGAGTGGGGTGATGCCTCAGTAAAGATGCCGATCTTTGACACGCGACGGTTGACCAGCGCCATCACGTTGGTCCCCGGGACCTTCGAGCTGTTCAATGTCTTCACGCCGAAGCCAGCGGCGGTGCCGGCGGCGGCGACCAGGCAGTTGGTTTTTGTGAAGGCCGATGTGTTGCCCGTGTCAAAGCCATGAAACGGCTCCTTGGTGTCTTGCTGTGGCTCGGGGCGGCGCTGGTGCTGCATGCGCAAGGGCCGCGGATGACGGTGGCGGGGACGCAGACGATCCTGGAGATCGAGAAGGCGGAGGTGGATATCCGCGTGGTGGGCGGGGTGGCACGCACGGAGATGGAGCTGGTTTTCCGCAACGACACGAAGCGGATGGTCGAGGGGGAGTTCACGCTGCCGCTGCCGGAGGGCGCGACGGTGTCGAGCTATGCGCTGGAGGTGAATGGCGCGCTGCGAGAGGCGGTAGCGGT encodes the following:
- a CDS encoding immunoglobulin domain-containing protein; this translates as MKKQIALVLAATFTAQASTVSWNYDRNGTVSGSAVAGVSPAANWNNSWPTNPTTNLIDKNGEATTLDLAYASFNNWNIQASHPGVDGDGSSNKELLNGYLNAGPAGWNPPVTSSSVTISQIPYPDYKIIVYFSSDGADREGTVSDGVTTYYFKMLGAASISGSNATLTQATDTTAGGYAIGANYAVFDNLTGASQVVTVQMRDNDEWGGIAGFQVVADLGTVPEFGLQPEDQSAAVNSTATFTASAVADPAPTYEWEYSANGTSGWELIDDQTSATLVLNGITFADEGYYRVIATNTNTSVTSDTAFLDVFYAEPSITTQPADTYAVEGSSVQLSVSATGYEALTYQWYKNSTLLSGETAETLTLSNVDGDVGGVYFVEVTDSVEAGLKSTSDNATVVVFPPWNGLVSHDAIDTAAGYAIGELPLQDPTITGYVGAWTEIDFGDAEPGVIAGSLTYADPLYLGSSGDHVGKAADAAGVGADNSGRTYRKLAPAQVVVGNTTGTRYLSWLYRNGNENAVAQPYVHSVLSLYQDTGGANPSGDAARRTFEAGISDADFATTNFGFRYNDSQVGNLNLPVDGNVHLFVVKFDLSDAGGGDSLTVWIDPALGSGEPVGGSTLSDLDIAFDSLAFSDYASNSVAWDEVRWGSSFDSVTLNTNPPANFAAWIAGYPGVGEFDGFDQDADHDGLANGVENYFGTDPSATNAGITQVAKSGSTVTFQHPQSGAPASDVSGAYRWSSDLGTWHDSGEANGGTTVTFVASANTPSAGITTVTATITGTAPAKLFTQLRVSQDQ
- a CDS encoding PEP-CTERM sorting domain-containing protein, which produces MNPTHTTRTLILLSLAIATTAPAATVSWNYDRNGTVTGTAVAGVVPVANWNNSWPSNPTTDLIDDIGASTTIDLSYASFNNWNIQGSHPGVDGDGSSNKELLNGYLNAGPAGWNPPVTSSSVAISQIPYASYNIIVYFSSDGANREGQVGNGSTTFYFSTLGAASIAGSNATLTQTTSTSTSDYAGANYAIFSSLSGASQTITLQMRDNDEWGGIAGFQVVAVPEPSAALLGGLGLLGLLRRRRA